Below is a window of Jonesiaceae bacterium BS-20 DNA.
ACCGGGGTGCGCCAATGGTCGAGGATGGTAGATCGTAGCTGGCCACGCACTTGGCCAAAATGAAACTTCAGACAGATGCCGGGGACCAAAGTTGAGCGGTCAAGCACTCCGTCTGGGGAGGCGCAAGAGACGGGCCGGATAGACTGAACCGGTGACCACCACAAATCAGCCATCTCGGTTCCGGGCTAGCTACAAATATGTCCTCATGCTCGGGGCGATTGCCGCGATCCCAGCAATCGCAACCGACATCTACCTGCCGTCCCTACCCACGGTCGTAGATGATTTGGAAACCACCGCGGTTGCGGTCCAATGGACCATCACCGGAACCCTCATGGGCGGTGCCGTAGGACAACTGATTTGGGGGCCACTGACCGACCGATTTGGGCGCAAGCGCCCGCTCCTGGTGGGGTTGGCGTTGCACATTGCGACTTCGTTGCTGTGTGTATTTGCCGCCAACATTGAACTACTGATTGGGCTACGGATCCTACAAGGATTCTTTAACGCCGCCGCGTCAATCGTGGCGATCGCAGTTATTAGGGACAGGTTCACCGGGGCAGCGGCCGCACGCCTCTTGTCACAGCTCATGCTCGTGGTTGGGGTAGCGCCACTGTTTGCGCCAACCGTGGGTGGCTTCATCGCTTCTCATTGGACTTGGCGAGCGGTCTTCCTATTTCTAGCGTTAGTCGGAGTGGCGCTCGCAATCATTGTGTTGCTCAAGTTGCCCGAGACGCTGCCCCCGGAACAACGGGTGAGTGGGGGAGCAAAAACCTTTGCGCGCGGGTATTGGTCAATCCTCAAGGACCGCAAGTTTGTGGCCCTTGCGCTCATGCCCGCCCTGGCAATGACCACGATCTTTGCTTATGTGGTGGGGTCGCCGTTCGTGTTCCAAGGGTATTTTGGGCTGAGCCACGGCGAATTTTCGCTTCTCTTTGCGGTCAATGGAATTGCACTCGTGGTTTCTGCCCAGCTCAACGCGTCACTCGTGCACAAATTTTCGCCCGAGTACCTCCTGCGAGCCGGGCTAACCGCGCAATGGATACTGTCGGTGTTACTCCTTATTGTGGCCCTGACCGGATTTGGCGGGTTTTGGGCATTTGCCTCGGTGCTGTGGTTCTTGCTTGGATGCCAAGGTTTCATTGGCGCTAATGCGCAGGTGCTGGCGCTGGCCGCATACGGACACATGATCGGAACCGCAGCGGCCGTCCTAGGCGCGGTGCAATCCGGGGTGGCCGGGTCACTGAGCCCATTGGTCGGAGTCTTTGGTGGCGGGACCGTGGGCATGGCGGTAGTTATTTGTGGTGGCCTCCTAGCCGGGCTGATCATCTTGCGATTTGCGACCCCGGTCTTTGGGGCACCGCGCCGCACGCCAGGGCGAGACATCAAGAAGATATTGGATTCGTAGCCTCTCTTCACTGTTATCCACAGGACAGCGGTTCCCATGTTGCCGGGAAGTGAACTGTCTTAGTCTTGCAGATCTATGTTGTTTGTCTCTTTTGGTGAACAGGATGAGGTTTGTAAGAGGTAGTCATGGACGCAACGGCGCAGTTGGAACAGGATATTCGTGAGCGGGTGCTTACCCACGGGCTGGACCCCGTGCGAGAACCTGAACGAGTCTTCGCCCTGATTACCGAGGTCGTTTCGCAGTACGAGCAAGACGCTCGTGACGGACGCGTGCCAACCCTTGCCAACGCAGAACAGCTTGCCCAACAGTTTCGCGATTCAATTACGGGTCTGGGGCCGCTCCAGCAATACATGGATGATCCCAGTGTTGAGGAAATTTGGATCAACCAGCCAAACCAGGTGTTCGTGGCCCGCAACGGTGTTGCCGAGCTAACCCCCACCATCTTGACCTCCGCCATGGTGGCCCGCCTCGTTGAACACATGCTGAAGTTAACCGGACGGCGCCTCGACCTCTCCACGCCGTTTGTTGATGCCATGCTGCCCGGTGGGGAACGGTTACACGTGGTGATCCCGGACATTACCCGGCAGGAAACATCGGTCAACATACGTAAGTTTGTCACCCGTGCTAATTCACTGGTGGACCTGGTAGGGCGCAACATGATGCCGCTTCAGGCAGCAAAATTTCTCGATGCCTGCGTCAAAGCGGGGTTGAACATCCTCGTTGCGGGGGCTACGGGTGCGGGAAAAACCACGTTTCTGCGAGCGCTAGCAGCCGCGATTCCGGCGGGCGAGCGGATCATCACGGTTGAGGAAGTATTTGAACTCAACCTGACCAACCGTGATGTGGTCGCTATGCAGTGCCGGTTACCTAACCTTGAAGGCAAAGGAGAAATTACCCTACGGAGGCTGGTCAAAGAGACATTGCGAATGCGCCCGGATCGCATCATTGTCGGGGAGGTGCGCGAGGCTGAGTCGCTAGATTTGCTCATCGCCTTGAACTCAGGTCTTCCCGGGATGGCAACCCTGCACGCCAACAGTGCTCGGGACGCGATTACCAAAGTGTCGACCTTGCCTTTGCTGGCCGGTGAGAATGTCACCGCGCAGTTTGTTACCCCAACGGTAGCGGGGTCGATCGATATCGCTGTGCATCTGGTTAGAGACGCCCAAGGTAACCGGCGGATTAGTGAGATCGCTGCGGTAACGGGCCGAGTAGAAGAACACGTCATCGAAATGGCGGAGATCTTTGGTACCCATCACGGACAACTGATCCGAGGCCAAGGTTATCCGCCAAAGCAAGAACTCTTTGCTCAAGCGGGAATCAACCTGACCCAGGTCCTACAAGGGGAGACCCCATGGGGCTCCTAATTGGTTTGAGCGCGGGACTGGGATTGTTGCTGATCTTGCTGTCGGCGCTGCCTAAGCCCGCCAAACGCCCCAAATATTTGAGCCCATACCTCGCGGACTTGTTACTGAATGCCAAGCTAACCGGAGTGTCCGTGCCCGCTTTTGTGACCGCCTCATTCATGTTGGGTTTTATCGTCGGCGTAGCCGTCTTGGGACTGACCGGATTGCGATCCGTGGCGGCCTTAGCCGCGCTCGCGGTTACGTTCGCTCCGCTGCTCATTATTCAGGGCAGGGCCGCCCGCAATCGGTTAGCCCGCCGGGCAGTGTGGCCCGAGGTCGTCGAACATTTGATCTCTGCGATCGGTGCTGGGTTGTCCCTACCGGAGGCGGTGAGCCAACTGCAACGTCGCGGCCCCGACCTTGTGCGCGATGAGTTTGCCCTCTTCGCGCGAGATTATCGGGCGTCGGGAAGGTTTGATGAGAGTCTGGTGACGCTCAAAGCCCGCCTTGCCGACCCGGTCGCGGACCGTGTCGTTGAAGCACTCCGTATCACGGGTGCGGTCGGGGGCAATGAACTTGGCACGCTATTGCGGACTCTGGGCGGATTCTTGCGTGAGGACTTACGGATCCGAGGCGAACTCGAAGCCCGGCAGAGTTGGACAGCTGGGAGCGCCAAGGTAGCGGCGGCTGCGCCCTGGGTGGTGCTAGCGCTGTTGGCAACCCGCAATGATGCGGCGGCTGCCTTTGATACCCCATTGGGAACCGCAGTTCTGGTGATCTCGGCCGGAATTACCGTGGTTGCTTACTGGCTCATGCTCAAGATAGCTCAACTTCCGGCTGACATTCGGGTCCTGCGATGATGAGCCCTTTGCTAGGAATCTTACTGGGACTGGCTTTTGCCACCGGGACGCTTCTGATTGTGCGCCAACTGCGAGCGCGGACCATCACCCTCGAACAGCGGCTGACTCCGTACCTAGTGGTGGCTGATCAGCGGGCTCGGGTGCTTGGAGAGAATCGGGCTCAGACACCGCTCGACGTACTTGGCAGAATTATTGCCCCGTGGTTCACCTCGCTCAGCTCAGTGCTGGCCAAGCTGGGTTCGACTCAGGCTCAAGTGCAACGCAAACTTGCGCTTGCAGGCAGAGACACCGAAGTCGATCGATTCCGGCTTGAGCAAATTGGTTGGGCGTGCTCGGGTCTCCTTGTCGGCTTGATGATCGCTGTGACACTGGCGATGACCAGACAAAGCAATGGCCTGCTGTTAGGGGTAGTAGTTGGCATCTGCGCCCTGCTCGGGGTATTTGGCAGCGAGTACCGATTGACCGTCCAGATCAAAACTCGCACCGCGCGGCTCATGATGGAGTTCCCAACGATTGCCGAGTTGCTTGCGCTCGCGGTTTCTGCCGGGCAGAGCCCCCTTGCTGCACTTGACCGTGTGGCACGTACCGCCCACGGCCAATTGGCTGGCGAACTTGCCATCACCCTGGGGCAGGTCCGTGCGGGAACCCCAATGCAAACGGCCCTTTTGGACCTGGGGCAACGCACGGAAGTGCCCACGATCATCAGGTTTGCGGATGCGATAGCCACCGCGATCGAGCGGGGCACGCCGCTTGCCGCGGTCTTACAGGCCCAGGCCCAAGACGCGCGGGATGCCGGACACCGAGAACTCATGCAAATTGGGGGCACCAAGGAACTGCAAATGCTGTTTCCGGTGGTGTTCCTCATCTTGCCCATCACCGTGGTCTTTGCAGCGTTTCCAAGCGTTATTGCCTTCAACATCGGATTTTAAGCGAGCATAACCAAGAAAACTAACAACCGCTAAGGAGCACCATGTACCGCAAACTTGACTGGCTCGGCGCTAGATTACTGAGCATTTGGGAAGCAATCTTGAACTTCGTTGGCAGGGGGCTGAGCCGCGGGCTTGCTCGGGTGCAGGGGCAGCCCGAGCGCGGCGACGTACCGGGTTGGGTCCTCATAACGCTCATGACCGCCGGTATTGTGGTGCTGCTGATGGCCGTTGCCGGTCCGACACTGCGACAAATTTTTGTTGACGCCATGAACTCGGTCACCGGTTAGAGCGGCCCTGCACAGCAATGAATAGCGTAGCTCTCGGTGGCAAAGCGAACGCGGTCGAGGCAGAAAGTAGTGAAGTGGGCAGGCCTTGGTTCATGACACAGGACGAACGGGCGGCCAACGAACGCGGTGAGGCCGTTGCAGGTTTTGCGCTGACAGCCGGACTCGCCACGTTGGTGTTCCTCATAGTCATGCAATTTGGTTACCTGCTGTATACCAAAGCGGTCATCATTGATGCTGCCGGTCAGGGCGCCAGGGTTGCCGCGCGGCACCAAGGCACGATGGCTCAAGGAATTGCGCGCACCAACGAGCTCTTGGAGTCGGTTGCCGGAACTCCCCGGGTCGTTGCGACCCGGCATGGGGATGGGGCAGCCCAAATCATCCAGATATCGGTTTCTGCCCAGTTACCACTCTTAGGCCCCTACGGGATACCCGGTCTCCTGAATGCCACAGGTAACGCCCTGGTCGAAGCATATGAGCCCATGCCATGAACGGGCTGGACCGGACATGGGGTAGGGCCCGAGCACACCTGCAAGCCGGCCGGGAACGGGGAAACTCCACCGTCGAGTTCATTGGCGCTGCCGCCGGACTGCTCATCCCTGCGCTGTTGCTGATTGTCGCTGTCGTACGCGTCCAAAGTGCATCATTTGCGGCTCAATCGGCGGCGGCAGAGGTGGCCCGTGCCTACTCGCTCGCCCGCACAGTGAATCACGCCCAATCAAGCGCAACCGCAATCGCCAACCTGGCCTTCACGGATCAAGGTCTGTCAGCGCCCAGCGTGACCGCAGTGTGCCAAAACGGTGACTGCCAAGCCGCGGGGACCTCAGTCGTGATCAAGGTATCCGCGTCCGTTCCTTTAGTTGACCTTGGCAACATCCGACTCGGCACCTATCTTGTAGAGGCCACAGCGACGTCATACGTAGGTGAATTTGTTGAACGTTCCCACTGACGCGCACTACCGCGCCACAGGTGCCAGAAGACGATTTCCGGCCTTCTCAGAGACGAGCGAAGACGGAAACATCCTGCTCCTTTGCATTGGTTACGTGCTGGTGATTGTCCTGATGGTGCTCTTGACCGCGACGCTCAGCTCTTTGCATCTGGAACGCAAACGGT
It encodes the following:
- a CDS encoding multidrug effflux MFS transporter is translated as MTTTNQPSRFRASYKYVLMLGAIAAIPAIATDIYLPSLPTVVDDLETTAVAVQWTITGTLMGGAVGQLIWGPLTDRFGRKRPLLVGLALHIATSLLCVFAANIELLIGLRILQGFFNAAASIVAIAVIRDRFTGAAAARLLSQLMLVVGVAPLFAPTVGGFIASHWTWRAVFLFLALVGVALAIIVLLKLPETLPPEQRVSGGAKTFARGYWSILKDRKFVALALMPALAMTTIFAYVVGSPFVFQGYFGLSHGEFSLLFAVNGIALVVSAQLNASLVHKFSPEYLLRAGLTAQWILSVLLLIVALTGFGGFWAFASVLWFLLGCQGFIGANAQVLALAAYGHMIGTAAAVLGAVQSGVAGSLSPLVGVFGGGTVGMAVVICGGLLAGLIILRFATPVFGAPRRTPGRDIKKILDS
- a CDS encoding ATPase, T2SS/T4P/T4SS family encodes the protein MDATAQLEQDIRERVLTHGLDPVREPERVFALITEVVSQYEQDARDGRVPTLANAEQLAQQFRDSITGLGPLQQYMDDPSVEEIWINQPNQVFVARNGVAELTPTILTSAMVARLVEHMLKLTGRRLDLSTPFVDAMLPGGERLHVVIPDITRQETSVNIRKFVTRANSLVDLVGRNMMPLQAAKFLDACVKAGLNILVAGATGAGKTTFLRALAAAIPAGERIITVEEVFELNLTNRDVVAMQCRLPNLEGKGEITLRRLVKETLRMRPDRIIVGEVREAESLDLLIALNSGLPGMATLHANSARDAITKVSTLPLLAGENVTAQFVTPTVAGSIDIAVHLVRDAQGNRRISEIAAVTGRVEEHVIEMAEIFGTHHGQLIRGQGYPPKQELFAQAGINLTQVLQGETPWGS
- a CDS encoding type II secretion system F family protein, with protein sequence MGLLIGLSAGLGLLLILLSALPKPAKRPKYLSPYLADLLLNAKLTGVSVPAFVTASFMLGFIVGVAVLGLTGLRSVAALAALAVTFAPLLIIQGRAARNRLARRAVWPEVVEHLISAIGAGLSLPEAVSQLQRRGPDLVRDEFALFARDYRASGRFDESLVTLKARLADPVADRVVEALRITGAVGGNELGTLLRTLGGFLREDLRIRGELEARQSWTAGSAKVAAAAPWVVLALLATRNDAAAAFDTPLGTAVLVISAGITVVAYWLMLKIAQLPADIRVLR
- a CDS encoding type II secretion system F family protein yields the protein MMSPLLGILLGLAFATGTLLIVRQLRARTITLEQRLTPYLVVADQRARVLGENRAQTPLDVLGRIIAPWFTSLSSVLAKLGSTQAQVQRKLALAGRDTEVDRFRLEQIGWACSGLLVGLMIAVTLAMTRQSNGLLLGVVVGICALLGVFGSEYRLTVQIKTRTARLMMEFPTIAELLALAVSAGQSPLAALDRVARTAHGQLAGELAITLGQVRAGTPMQTALLDLGQRTEVPTIIRFADAIATAIERGTPLAAVLQAQAQDARDAGHRELMQIGGTKELQMLFPVVFLILPITVVFAAFPSVIAFNIGF